The following proteins come from a genomic window of Sorghum bicolor cultivar BTx623 chromosome 3, Sorghum_bicolor_NCBIv3, whole genome shotgun sequence:
- the LOC8075457 gene encoding circumsporozoite protein: MAKFSNSVVVLLMLLIAAWRTMPVLSHFQITKPAAGSDFDYGRQVKNENKASTPDAEFSKAAGEATVVLKAKEELSKRMVKHIQTIVVSPQIALQMKLVLLIKSAEFMRAMAGDVADQMTIVGQQHPTVASADIVAALRLQQEILKKAAERCKAISLDAAMPENEKYELVKGVARDLSTVAGNIAISMSSLAEDAVGVSGRVAAGVDINARVETESQALARAEAKAVVEAVADAQAIDKAEDKAIAAAEASAGPGGEAKASKSSSFSGAGGYEGGKTDADDTTTSGGGEVGGNGKADVDATAGGEAKASKSSSSSASGDAGGNEGGKTDADATTSSGGEVGGSGKADADATAGGEAEASKSSSSSASGDAGGNEGGETDADATTSSGGEAGGSGKGDVDATAGAGGEAKASKSSSISASGDVGGDAGGKTDADATTSSDVKAGGNGKSYVDASTGGGGADVDATARAGEAKASKSSSFSASGDAGGDAGGKTDADATISSGGKVGDSGKADVGASAEGGGLNY, encoded by the exons ATGGCGAAGTTTTCGAATAGTGTTGTAGTTCTCCTAATGTTGCTCATCGCAGCATGGAGGACAATGCCGGTGCTATCCCATTTTCAAATTACCAAGCCAGCAGCAGGGTCGGATTTTGATTACGGACGCCA GGTGAAGAATGAGAACAAGGCAAGCACGCCAGATGCAGAATTCAGCAAGGCAGCCGGTGAGGCTACAGTTGTGCTCAAGGCCAAGGAAGAACTGTCAAAGCGCATGGTGAAACACATACAGACCATCGTCGTAAGCCCCCAAATCGCGTTACAAATGAAATTGGTGTTATTGATTAAGTCGGCGGAGTTTATGAGAGCCATGGCCGGAGATGTCGCGGATCAGATGACCATAGTTGGCCAACAACACCCTACTGTTGCTTCCGCGGACATCGTGGCAGCACTCAGGCTTCAACAGGAGATCCTTAAGAAGGCCGCAGAACGTTGCAAGGCTATCTCCCTCGATGCTGCAATGCCAGAAAATGAGAAGTATGAGTTGGTGAAGGGTGTGGCACGCGACCTTTCTACAGTTGCAGGAAACATAGCCATCAGCATGTCATCACTGGCTGAGGATGCAGTTg GAGTATCTGGCCGTGTAGCAGCCGGTGTTGATATCAATGCTCGTGTTGAGACTGAGAGTCAAGCTCTGGCTAGAGCTGAAGCTAAAGCTGTTGTTGAAGCTGTTGCTGATGCTCAAGCTATAGATAAAGCTGAAGATAAAGCCATTGCTGCAGCTGAAGCTAGTGCTGGACCTGGAGGAGAAGCTAAAGCAAGTAAGAGCAGTAGCTTCAGCGGTGCTGGAGGATATGAAGGTGGCAAAACTGATGCAGATGACACAACTACTTCTGGTGGTGGTGAGGTAGGGGGTAACGGCAAAGCAGATGTCGATGCCACTGCTGGAGGAGAAGCTAAAGCAAGTAAGAGCAGCAGTTCCAGCGCAAGTGGCGATGCTGGAGGAAATGAAGGTGGAAAAACTGATGCCGATGCAACTACTTCTAGTGGCGGTGAGGTAGGGGGTAGCGGCAAAGCAGATGCCGATGCCACTGCTGGAGGAGAAGCTGAAGCAAGTAAGAGCAGCAGTTCCAGCGCAAGTGGCGATGCTGGAGGAAATGAAGGTGGCGAAACTGATGCGGATGCAACTACTTCTAGTGGCGGTGAGGCAGGAGGTAGTGGCAAAGGAGATGTCGATGCCACTGCTGGAGCTGGAGGAGAAGCTAAAGCAAGTAAGAGCAGCAGTATCAGCGCAAGTGGCGATGTTGGAGGAGATGCAGGTGGCAAGACTGATGCGGATGCAACTACTTCTAGTGACGTTAAGGCAGGGGGTAACGGCAAATCATATGTCGATGCCAGTACTGGAGGTGGTGGAGCAGATGTCGATGCCACCGCTAGAGCTGGAGAAGCTAAAGCAAGTAAGAGCAGCAGTTTCAGCGCAAGTGGCGATGCTGGAGGAGATGCAGGTGGCAAAACTGATGCGGATGCAACTATTTCTAGTGGCGGTAAGGTGGGGGATAGTGGCAAAGCAGATGTTGGTGCCAGTGCTGAAGGTGGTGGCTTGAACTATTAA